In the genome of Amaranthus tricolor cultivar Red isolate AtriRed21 chromosome 15, ASM2621246v1, whole genome shotgun sequence, one region contains:
- the LOC130800672 gene encoding cysteine proteinase inhibitor 6 isoform X2 gives MLIKFSFLLHHSSTILLLFSIIFFFSPSSQGSCSDFESEPSMATLGGLRESHGAANDAEIESLARFAVDEHNKKENALLEFARVVKAKEQVVAGTLHHFTIEAIDAGKKKLYDAKVWVKPWMNFKELQEFKHTEDSPSFTSSDLGAIREGHASGWKEVPVHDPEVQNAAEHAVKNIQQRSNSLFPYELQEIAHAKAEIEEDTAKFNLQLKVKRGNKDESFNVEVHKSSDGNYNLNKMANIQPEIENQ, from the exons ATGTTGATCAAATTCTCATTCCTTCTTCATCACTCTTCAACTATCCTTCTCCTTTTTTctatcatcttcttcttctctccATCTTCTCAAGGATCTTGCAGTGACTTTGAATCTGAACCGTCCATGGCAACTCTTGGTGGATTACGTGAATCACATGGTGCCGCTAATGATGCTGAGATCGAAAGTCTTGCTCGATTTGCTGTTGATGAACATAACAAAAAAGAG AATGCATTGCTAGAGTTTGCAAGGGTTGTGAAGGCAAAGGAACAAGTGGTTGCGGGTACATTGCATCACTTTACTATTGAAGCTATTGATGCTGGTAAGAAGAAACTGTATGATGCAAAGGTATGGGTGAAGCCATGGATGAACTTCAAGGAGTTGCAGGAATTTAAACACACTGAGGATTCTCCTTCGTTCACTTCTTCAGACCTTGGTGCTATTAGAG AAGGGCATGCCTCAGGATGGAAAGAAGTACCTGTCCATGACCCTGAAGTGCAAAATGCAGCTGAACATGCTGTCAAGAATATACAGCAAAGATCCAACTCTTTATTTCCTTATGAACTGCAAGAAATCGCTCATGCAAAGGCGGAG ATTGAGGAAGACACTGCAAAGTTTAACCTGCAGCTGAAAGTGAAGAGAGGAAACAAGGATGAGAGTTTCAATGTAGAGGTGCACAAAAGCAGTGACGGCAATTATAACCTTAATAAGATGGCCAACATTCAGCCTGAGATTGAGAACCAGTAA
- the LOC130800672 gene encoding cysteine proteinase inhibitor 6 isoform X1 — protein sequence MLIKFSFLLHHSSTILLLFSIIFFFSPSSQGSCSDFESEPSMATLGGLRESHGAANDAEIESLARFAVDEHNKKENALLEFARVVKAKEQVVAGTLHHFTIEAIDAGKKKLYDAKVWVKPWMNFKELQEFKHTEDSPSFTSSDLGAIRGHASGWKEVPVHDPEVQNAAEHAVKNIQQRSNSLFPYELQEIAHAKAEIEEDTAKFNLQLKVKRGNKDESFNVEVHKSSDGNYNLNKMANIQPEIENQ from the exons ATGTTGATCAAATTCTCATTCCTTCTTCATCACTCTTCAACTATCCTTCTCCTTTTTTctatcatcttcttcttctctccATCTTCTCAAGGATCTTGCAGTGACTTTGAATCTGAACCGTCCATGGCAACTCTTGGTGGATTACGTGAATCACATGGTGCCGCTAATGATGCTGAGATCGAAAGTCTTGCTCGATTTGCTGTTGATGAACATAACAAAAAAGAG AATGCATTGCTAGAGTTTGCAAGGGTTGTGAAGGCAAAGGAACAAGTGGTTGCGGGTACATTGCATCACTTTACTATTGAAGCTATTGATGCTGGTAAGAAGAAACTGTATGATGCAAAGGTATGGGTGAAGCCATGGATGAACTTCAAGGAGTTGCAGGAATTTAAACACACTGAGGATTCTCCTTCGTTCACTTCTTCAGACCTTGGTGCTATTAGAG GGCATGCCTCAGGATGGAAAGAAGTACCTGTCCATGACCCTGAAGTGCAAAATGCAGCTGAACATGCTGTCAAGAATATACAGCAAAGATCCAACTCTTTATTTCCTTATGAACTGCAAGAAATCGCTCATGCAAAGGCGGAG ATTGAGGAAGACACTGCAAAGTTTAACCTGCAGCTGAAAGTGAAGAGAGGAAACAAGGATGAGAGTTTCAATGTAGAGGTGCACAAAAGCAGTGACGGCAATTATAACCTTAATAAGATGGCCAACATTCAGCCTGAGATTGAGAACCAGTAA
- the LOC130801042 gene encoding uncharacterized protein LOC130801042, translating to MLCNLTHKSLCARKFAVDEYHDSDEDSKKSRMQELSHASSTCRGRGRGRGRGRGRERPPLEREPSSHHEMEAEPSSSFEPSNKPNFIQVPNVDDDPNKIDPMKESPFVGDGEDMTVRNFDLNAVVTENTETGPPSVAIAENATAPVDPPPESKNEELVSEVDGMAIDPHHIGQFNSRIEDEDYDEEFSDLGLVAYIVYLHLYFQSD from the exons ATGCTCTGCAACTTGACTCATAAATCTTTATGTGCCAGAAAATTTGCCGTTGATGAGTATCATGACAGTGATGAAGATTCAAAGAAAAGCAGAATG CAAGAACTGAGCCATGCTAGCAGCACTTGTAGAGGAAGAGGGCGTGGCCGAGGGAGAGGTCGTGGAAGGGAAAGGCCTCCTTTAGAAAGAGAGCCATCCTCTCACCATGAGATGGAAGCTGAACCATCATCATCCTTCGAGCCTAGCAATAAGCCTAACTTTATTCAAGTACCCAATGTAGACGATGATCCTAATAAGATCGATCCAATGAAGGAAAGTCCATTCGTAGGTGATGGTGAGGACATGACAGTCCGGAATTTCGATTTGAATGCTGTTGTAACCGAAAACACAGAGACGGGACCACCTTCTGTAGCAATAGCTGAAAATGCTACAGCACCGGTCGATCCCCCTCCGGAAAGCAAGAATGAGGAATTGGTCTCCGAAGTCGATGGAATGGCCATTGATCCACATCATATAGGGCAATTTAACTCGAGAATAGAAGATGAGGACTACGATGAAGA GTTTTCTGATTTAGGACTTGTGGCTTACATTGTTTACCTTCACCTTTACTTCCAGAGTGATTAA